A genomic region of Raphanus sativus cultivar WK10039 chromosome 6, ASM80110v3, whole genome shotgun sequence contains the following coding sequences:
- the LOC108809098 gene encoding uncharacterized protein LOC108809098 isoform X3 — translation MVHLGGARLITEVADKVGVGVHFNPFVSWNDRKLKYGVVRMNDLVQDILDWNRFYLSGRLQKPVHLLVDNLDIEDVNSVNKRAAVSAALLLLPSKFTEEDLYAKICSLSYMGDLRMLFAEDTNKVNKIVKGQFDLFQSMYKPFLEDCQTKNLLRFSSAETNLVQDSSLSASRSLVSSLPASVRSQMGKLLGEKKILSETGRVSGEVCIGSREVAARCMEKVMKRRVMVSSARQAVSGFLAAGAINATMYLSQKMRKAWNSRS, via the exons ATGGTTCACCTTGGTGGAGCCAGGCTG ATCACGGAAGTTGCGGATAAAGTAGGTGTTGGAGTTCACTTCAACCCATTTGTCAGCTGGAACGACAGG AAGCTCAAGTATGGGGTTGTTCGGATGAATGACCTAGTACAGGACATACTGGACTGGAACAGATTCTACTTGAGTGGCCGTTTACAGAAACCG GTTCACTTGCTTGTTGATAATCTGGACATAGAAGACGTGAACTCTGTTAATAAGAGAGCCGCAGTATCTGCAGCCCTTCTTCTCTTGCCATCAAAATTCACCGAG GAAGATCTGTACGCCAAAATATGCAGCCTTTCTTACATGGGAGACTTGCGAATGCTTTTTGCTGAGGACACTAATAAG GTGAACAAGATTGTGAAGGGGCAATTTGATCTTTTCCAGTCAATGTATAAGCCTTTTCTTGAAGACTGCCAGACCAAAAACTTGCTGAGATTCTCATCTGCTGAAACTAATTTAGTTCAG GACTCAAGCCTTTCAGCATCACGCTCTCTGGTCTCTTCTCTCCCTGCATCAGTAAGAAGCCAAATGGGGAAGTTACTTGGGGAAAAGAAAATCTTGAGCGAGACCG GTAGAGTTTCAGGGGAAGTTTGTATAGGTTCAAGAGAAGTAGCAGCGAGATGTATGGAGAAGGTAATGAAGCGAAGGGTAATGGTTTCAAGTGCCAGACAGGCTGTGTCTGGTTTCTTGGCTGCTGGAGCTATTAATGCAACAATGTATCTTTCCCAGAAAATGCGCAAAGCTTGGAATTCTCGGTCATGA
- the LOC108809098 gene encoding uncharacterized protein LOC108809098 isoform X4 produces MNDLVQDILDWNRFYLSGRLQKPVHLLVDNLDIEDVNSVNKRAAVSAALLLLPSKFTEEDLYAKICSLSYMGDLRMLFAEDTNKVNKIVKGQFDLFQSMYKPFLEDCQTKNLLRFSSAETNLVQDSSLSASRSLVSSLPASVRSQMGKLLGEKKILSETGRVSGEVCIGSREVAARCMEKVMKRRVMVSSARQAVSGFLAAGAINATMYLSQKMRKAWNSRS; encoded by the exons ATGAATGACCTAGTACAGGACATACTGGACTGGAACAGATTCTACTTGAGTGGCCGTTTACAGAAACCG GTTCACTTGCTTGTTGATAATCTGGACATAGAAGACGTGAACTCTGTTAATAAGAGAGCCGCAGTATCTGCAGCCCTTCTTCTCTTGCCATCAAAATTCACCGAG GAAGATCTGTACGCCAAAATATGCAGCCTTTCTTACATGGGAGACTTGCGAATGCTTTTTGCTGAGGACACTAATAAG GTGAACAAGATTGTGAAGGGGCAATTTGATCTTTTCCAGTCAATGTATAAGCCTTTTCTTGAAGACTGCCAGACCAAAAACTTGCTGAGATTCTCATCTGCTGAAACTAATTTAGTTCAG GACTCAAGCCTTTCAGCATCACGCTCTCTGGTCTCTTCTCTCCCTGCATCAGTAAGAAGCCAAATGGGGAAGTTACTTGGGGAAAAGAAAATCTTGAGCGAGACCG GTAGAGTTTCAGGGGAAGTTTGTATAGGTTCAAGAGAAGTAGCAGCGAGATGTATGGAGAAGGTAATGAAGCGAAGGGTAATGGTTTCAAGTGCCAGACAGGCTGTGTCTGGTTTCTTGGCTGCTGGAGCTATTAATGCAACAATGTATCTTTCCCAGAAAATGCGCAAAGCTTGGAATTCTCGGTCATGA